One window of Candidatus Mycobacterium wuenschmannii genomic DNA carries:
- a CDS encoding DUF885 domain-containing protein: MNPDALIREYLLLGLRFDRVEEGYVDAFTGDPALRQTVAAEPAPDPANLARQAVRLLHALPDVPRGNGFDAQRADFVGAHLRALECAARKFAGEDIGFVDEVHAYFDVRIAKGDPEAYSRAHARLDEALGGTGPLADRMEAHRVGEEIPPEKLAACIEAFSSALRDRVRAEYPLPDAETVEYQVVTDKPWSGFNYYLGDYRSTVAVNADLKQLMSNLPRLVAHESYPGHHTEHCRKEAGLVQRRGQAEQTIFLVNTPQCLMAEGLADLALYAAIGPSWGSWAREIYADLGLRFDGERAVAVSEASAALAGVRQDAALMLHDEHRDADEVAEFLRRWLLVNDTRARQMLRFLSSPLWRAYTSTYVEGYRLLRGWLDERPAEVGLVERFGRLLDEPLIPSTMPA, from the coding sequence GTGAACCCCGACGCGCTGATCCGCGAGTACCTCCTTCTCGGCTTGCGTTTCGACCGCGTCGAGGAGGGCTACGTCGACGCCTTCACCGGCGATCCGGCGCTGCGCCAGACGGTCGCGGCCGAGCCGGCACCCGACCCGGCAAACCTCGCCCGACAGGCCGTGCGACTGCTTCATGCGCTGCCGGATGTGCCGCGCGGCAACGGCTTCGACGCTCAGCGCGCCGACTTTGTGGGCGCCCATCTGCGGGCCCTGGAATGCGCGGCCCGCAAGTTCGCCGGCGAGGACATCGGGTTCGTCGACGAGGTGCACGCCTACTTCGACGTCCGCATCGCCAAGGGCGACCCGGAGGCCTACAGCCGGGCGCACGCCCGGCTCGACGAGGCGCTGGGCGGCACCGGTCCGCTGGCCGACCGGATGGAGGCGCACCGCGTCGGCGAGGAAATCCCGCCGGAGAAGTTGGCTGCCTGCATCGAGGCGTTTTCCAGCGCCCTGCGCGACCGGGTCCGCGCCGAATACCCGCTGCCGGACGCCGAGACGGTCGAGTACCAAGTGGTGACCGACAAGCCGTGGTCGGGCTTCAACTATTACCTGGGCGACTACCGCTCGACGGTCGCGGTCAACGCCGACCTCAAGCAGCTGATGTCCAACCTGCCTCGGTTGGTCGCCCACGAGTCCTACCCGGGGCACCACACCGAGCACTGCCGCAAGGAGGCCGGCCTGGTTCAGCGCCGCGGTCAGGCCGAGCAGACGATCTTCCTGGTCAACACCCCGCAGTGCCTGATGGCCGAGGGGCTGGCCGACCTGGCGCTGTACGCGGCGATCGGCCCGAGTTGGGGGAGTTGGGCCCGCGAGATCTACGCCGACCTCGGCCTGCGCTTCGACGGCGAGCGGGCGGTGGCGGTATCCGAGGCGTCGGCGGCGCTGGCGGGCGTGCGGCAGGACGCGGCGCTGATGCTGCACGACGAGCACCGCGATGCCGACGAGGTCGCCGAATTCCTGCGGCGCTGGCTGCTGGTCAACGACACCCGGGCCCGGCAGATGCTGCGGTTCCTGTCCTCGCCGCTGTGGCGGGCCTACACCAGCACCTACGTCGAGGGATATCGGCTGCTGCGCGGCTGGCTCGACGAGCGGCCAGCCGAGGTGGGCCTCGTGGAGCGTTTCGGTCGCCTGCTGGACGAGCCGCTGATCCCCTCGACGATGCCCGCATAA
- the coaA gene encoding type I pantothenate kinase: MPRPSEPSPYVEFDRRQWRALRMSTPQPLTEEEIVGLRGIGEQVNLREVEEVYLPLARLLHLQVAARQRLFQATAEFLGEPQQNPDRPVPFIIGVAGSVAVGKSTTARVLQALLARWDHHPRVDLVTTDGFLYPNAELSRRNLMHRKGFPESYDRRALMRFVTSVKSGSDYVCAPVYSHLHYDRVPDAKQVVRHPDILILEGLNVLQTGPTLMVSDLFDFSLYVDGRIEDIEGWYISRFLAMRSTAFANPASHFHHYSGLTDQQAEIAARDIWRSINRPNLIENILPTRPRATLVLRKDADHSINRLRLRKL; the protein is encoded by the coding sequence ATGCCGCGGCCCAGCGAGCCGAGCCCCTACGTGGAGTTCGATCGACGTCAGTGGCGCGCGCTCCGTATGTCGACGCCGCAGCCACTGACCGAAGAGGAAATCGTCGGTCTGCGCGGTATCGGCGAGCAGGTCAACCTCCGCGAGGTCGAAGAGGTCTACCTACCGCTCGCGCGACTGCTGCACCTCCAGGTCGCGGCCCGGCAGCGACTGTTCCAGGCCACTGCGGAGTTCCTGGGCGAGCCGCAGCAGAATCCCGACCGGCCGGTGCCGTTCATCATCGGCGTGGCCGGCAGCGTGGCCGTCGGCAAGTCGACGACGGCCCGTGTGCTGCAGGCACTGCTGGCCCGCTGGGATCACCACCCCCGCGTCGACCTGGTCACCACCGACGGATTCCTCTACCCGAATGCCGAGTTGAGTCGGCGAAACCTGATGCATCGCAAGGGTTTTCCGGAAAGCTACGACCGCCGCGCGCTGATGCGGTTCGTCACCTCGGTGAAATCGGGATCGGATTACGTGTGCGCGCCGGTCTACTCGCACCTGCACTACGACAGGGTGCCGGACGCCAAGCAGGTGGTCCGCCACCCGGACATCCTGATTCTGGAGGGGCTCAACGTCCTGCAAACCGGGCCGACGCTGATGGTGTCGGACCTGTTCGACTTCTCGCTCTACGTCGACGGCCGGATCGAGGACATCGAGGGCTGGTACATCTCGCGATTCCTGGCGATGCGCTCGACGGCGTTCGCCAACCCCGCGTCGCATTTCCACCATTACTCCGGGCTGACCGATCAGCAGGCCGAGATCGCGGCCCGCGACATCTGGCGATCGATCAACCGCCCCAATTTGATCGAGAACATCCTGCCGACCCGACCACGGGCGACCCTGGTGTTGCGCAAGGACGCCGATCACTCCATCAACCGGTTGCGGTTGCGCAAGCTGTGA
- a CDS encoding NHL repeat-containing protein, whose product MLRLLAVTLALVGLVAPTASAAGQTDLPFTGLTDPNAVAVAANGDVYVTDAGHRRVVKLAAGSDAQTEVPFTGLQNLTGIAVDGGGSVYVTYFTDGNPFVGKVVKLEAGTNVQSELPFTDLVDPRAVTVDAGGAIYVADRRKHQVQKLATGSTSPTVLPFTGLEFAQGVAVDGAGGVYVTDTRTNDNRVVKLAGSNQTTLPFTGLSQPDGIAVARDGRVYLTDANTRKVLTLAPGATGQTELPVAGLNSAGGIAVDAAGNVYVTDPMHARVVKVAAG is encoded by the coding sequence ATGCTCCGACTGCTCGCGGTGACGCTGGCGCTCGTCGGCCTCGTAGCGCCGACGGCGTCGGCCGCCGGGCAGACCGACCTGCCGTTCACCGGCCTCACCGATCCCAACGCCGTCGCGGTCGCCGCCAACGGCGACGTCTACGTCACCGACGCGGGCCACCGCCGGGTGGTCAAGCTCGCCGCAGGCTCGGACGCGCAGACCGAGGTGCCGTTCACCGGCCTGCAGAATCTCACCGGCATCGCGGTCGACGGTGGCGGCAGCGTCTACGTCACCTACTTCACCGACGGAAACCCGTTCGTTGGCAAGGTGGTCAAGCTGGAGGCGGGCACCAACGTCCAGAGCGAGTTGCCGTTCACCGACCTCGTCGACCCGCGGGCGGTGACCGTGGATGCCGGTGGGGCCATATACGTCGCGGACCGGCGCAAGCATCAGGTCCAGAAGCTGGCCACCGGATCAACCAGTCCGACGGTGCTGCCCTTCACCGGGTTGGAGTTCGCTCAAGGGGTGGCGGTCGACGGCGCCGGCGGCGTCTACGTCACCGACACCCGCACCAACGACAACCGCGTGGTGAAGTTGGCCGGGTCGAACCAGACCACCCTTCCCTTCACGGGCCTGAGCCAGCCCGACGGCATCGCGGTGGCTCGCGACGGCAGGGTCTACCTCACCGACGCGAACACCCGAAAGGTCTTGACCCTGGCGCCTGGTGCGACGGGTCAGACCGAGTTACCGGTCGCCGGACTCAACTCGGCCGGCGGCATAGCAGTCGACGCGGCCGGCAACGTGTACGTGACGGACCCGATGCACGCGCGCGTGGTGAAAGTCGCTGCGGGATAA
- a CDS encoding methyltransferase — translation MSPSKVPPLPVVRAVDALRHRVGQLYRRLVPAPVAMMEMITNAWAAQAITAAADLGIADALANGPLTADELAAAVGADADAVSRLLRALISRGIFRQRRDGRFDLTPLADTLRSDAEVSVAGFARFIGCPEHREHWSHLTGAVRTGRAVIPELRGMPAFEYLHSDERLAAIFNDAMTSGSELAIAAVTAGYDFSRFATVVDVGGGHGRLLSAILTASPKSLGILYDLPDVVAGATRTDRLQIAEGSFFESVPPGGDAYVLKNVIHDWTDEDAVRILRNVRTAAGVGNVVLLVEFVIPEHDREFVGKWADLEMLVVAAARERTAEEYGRILQQAGFEMTRVVGTASPFSLVEARAV, via the coding sequence ATGTCGCCGTCGAAAGTTCCGCCGCTGCCCGTCGTCCGCGCTGTCGATGCCCTTCGTCACCGGGTCGGGCAGCTCTACAGACGCCTGGTTCCCGCGCCGGTCGCGATGATGGAAATGATCACCAATGCCTGGGCCGCGCAGGCGATTACCGCGGCCGCGGATCTCGGTATCGCCGACGCGCTGGCCAACGGGCCGCTGACCGCCGACGAATTGGCCGCAGCGGTCGGCGCCGATGCCGACGCCGTCAGCCGGCTGCTGCGCGCGCTGATCAGCCGCGGCATCTTCCGGCAGCGCCGCGACGGCCGCTTTGACCTCACCCCGCTGGCCGACACCTTGCGCAGCGATGCCGAGGTGTCGGTGGCCGGGTTCGCCCGCTTCATCGGTTGCCCTGAGCATCGCGAGCATTGGAGCCACCTCACCGGCGCCGTCCGCACCGGCCGCGCCGTGATCCCGGAGCTGCGCGGCATGCCCGCCTTCGAGTACCTGCACAGCGACGAGCGCCTCGCCGCGATCTTCAACGACGCGATGACGAGCGGCTCCGAGCTCGCCATCGCGGCGGTGACCGCGGGATACGACTTCAGCCGGTTCGCGACGGTCGTCGACGTCGGCGGCGGGCACGGCCGGCTGCTGTCGGCGATCCTGACCGCAAGCCCGAAGTCGCTGGGCATCCTGTACGACCTGCCCGATGTGGTCGCCGGTGCGACGCGCACCGATCGCCTGCAGATCGCGGAGGGTTCCTTCTTCGAGTCCGTGCCACCGGGCGGCGACGCATACGTCCTCAAGAACGTGATCCACGACTGGACCGACGAGGACGCGGTGCGCATTCTGCGCAACGTGCGGACCGCCGCCGGCGTCGGAAACGTGGTGCTGCTCGTCGAGTTCGTCATCCCCGAGCACGACCGCGAATTCGTCGGCAAGTGGGCCGATCTCGAGATGCTGGTCGTGGCGGCCGCGCGTGAGCGCACCGCCGAGGAGTACGGCCGGATCCTGCAGCAGGCGGGCTTCGAGATGACGCGGGTGGTCGGAACCGCGTCGCCGTTCAGCCTCGTGGAGGCCCGAGCGGTGTAG
- a CDS encoding (2Z,6E)-farnesyl diphosphate synthase has product MEIIPPRVKEPLYRLYELRLRQGLAASKSELPRHIAVLCDGNRRWARDAGYDDVSYGYRMGAAKIAEMLRWCQEAGIEMATVYLLSTENLRRDPAELAALIEIITDVVEEICAPANGWSVRTVGDLELIGEEPARRLRDAVNGTAGKGNFHVNVAVGYGGRQEIADAVRGLLGKAIADGASGDELLEAVTVDAISENLYTSGQPDPDLVIRTSGEQRLSGFLLWQSAYSEMWFTEAHWPAFRRVDFLRALRDYSQRHRRYGV; this is encoded by the coding sequence GTGGAGATCATTCCGCCGCGCGTCAAGGAACCGCTATATCGCCTGTACGAGCTGCGGCTTCGGCAAGGGCTTGCCGCCTCCAAATCCGAGCTACCTCGGCACATAGCAGTTTTATGTGACGGTAACCGCCGCTGGGCCCGTGACGCGGGTTACGACGACGTCAGCTACGGCTATCGGATGGGTGCGGCCAAGATCGCCGAGATGCTGCGCTGGTGCCAGGAGGCCGGCATCGAAATGGCCACGGTCTACTTGCTTTCCACCGAAAACCTGCGCCGTGACCCGGCCGAGTTGGCCGCGCTGATCGAGATCATCACCGACGTCGTCGAGGAGATCTGCGCCCCCGCCAACGGCTGGAGCGTGCGCACGGTCGGCGACCTCGAGCTGATCGGCGAGGAGCCCGCGCGCCGGCTCCGGGACGCCGTCAACGGCACCGCCGGCAAGGGCAACTTCCACGTCAACGTCGCGGTCGGCTACGGCGGCCGCCAGGAGATCGCCGACGCCGTGCGCGGGCTGCTCGGCAAGGCGATCGCCGACGGTGCCAGCGGCGACGAACTTCTCGAAGCGGTCACCGTCGACGCCATCTCGGAGAATCTGTACACCTCCGGCCAGCCCGATCCCGACCTGGTGATCCGGACGTCGGGGGAGCAGCGGCTGTCCGGATTCCTGCTGTGGCAGAGCGCCTATTCGGAGATGTGGTTCACCGAGGCGCACTGGCCGGCGTTCCGCCGGGTCGACTTCCTGCGTGCGCTGCGCGACTACAGCCAGCGGCATCGCCGGTACGGCGTGTAA
- the trhA gene encoding PAQR family membrane homeostasis protein TrhA, giving the protein MAEGVKDTAQALVKPRARGWIHLVSAVIAVFAGASLISVSWPMEGLEAGMATFIYTFAVVGMFTTSAVYHRVNWKSVKARTWMKRLDHSMIFVLIAGTYTPFAMLAMPHDSGELVLWMVWGGALAGVLLKLCWPTAPRWVGVPLYLILGWVSAFYIAMILHNAGVAAMVLLAVGGALYSIGGIMYALHWPNPWPHTFGYHEFFHACTAVAAICHYIAIWFAVFYVDLPL; this is encoded by the coding sequence ATCGCCGAGGGCGTCAAGGACACCGCGCAGGCGCTGGTCAAACCGCGGGCCCGGGGCTGGATCCACTTGGTGTCAGCGGTGATTGCCGTCTTCGCCGGCGCCTCACTGATCTCCGTCTCGTGGCCGATGGAGGGCCTCGAGGCCGGAATGGCGACGTTCATCTACACCTTCGCGGTGGTGGGCATGTTCACCACCAGCGCGGTGTATCACCGGGTCAACTGGAAGTCGGTGAAGGCCCGCACCTGGATGAAGCGGCTCGACCACTCGATGATCTTCGTGCTGATAGCCGGCACCTACACCCCGTTCGCGATGCTGGCCATGCCGCACGACTCGGGCGAACTGGTGCTGTGGATGGTCTGGGGCGGCGCGCTGGCCGGGGTGCTGCTCAAGCTGTGCTGGCCGACCGCGCCGCGGTGGGTCGGGGTGCCGCTGTATCTGATCCTGGGCTGGGTGTCGGCGTTCTACATCGCGATGATCCTGCACAACGCCGGCGTGGCGGCGATGGTGCTACTCGCCGTCGGCGGCGCGCTGTACAGCATCGGCGGCATCATGTACGCCCTGCACTGGCCCAACCCGTGGCCCCACACTTTCGGCTATCACGAGTTCTTCCACGCCTGCACCGCGGTGGCCGCGATCTGTCATTACATCGCGATCTGGTTCGCGGTGTTCTACGTGGACCTGCCGCTATAA
- a CDS encoding nuclear transport factor 2 family protein: MPSAEQITAVVNRYISLVNDGTADDLVELYADDATVEDPVGGEVHIGRQAIHGFYSAMEAVQRHCELVTLRVAGHEAAFHFKLTVTAGDSKMLIEPIDVMVFDREGKIAAMKAYWSPDSVTQL, translated from the coding sequence ATGCCGAGTGCCGAACAGATCACCGCGGTGGTCAACCGCTACATCAGCCTGGTCAACGACGGAACCGCGGACGATCTCGTCGAGTTGTACGCCGACGATGCCACCGTCGAGGACCCGGTCGGCGGCGAGGTGCACATCGGCCGCCAGGCGATCCACGGCTTCTACTCGGCGATGGAGGCCGTTCAGCGGCACTGCGAACTGGTGACGCTGCGGGTTGCCGGCCACGAGGCCGCTTTCCACTTCAAGCTGACCGTCACCGCGGGCGACAGCAAGATGCTCATCGAGCCGATCGACGTGATGGTGTTCGACCGCGAGGGCAAGATCGCCGCGATGAAGGCCTATTGGTCGCCGGACAGCGTCACCCAGTTATAG
- a CDS encoding thioredoxin domain-containing protein gives MNPTGNQLAGAASPYLRQHADNPVHWQQWSPAALAEAAERDVPILLSIGYAACHWCHVMAHESFADDEVAAATNADFVCVKVDREERPDIDAVYMNATIALTGQGGWPMTCFLTPDGRPFFCGTYYPKDAFLQLLSAVSETWRERRDEVERTSDDIAGELRARSGQFGGGPPVDAALCDHAVGAVLHDEDSAHGGFGGAPKFPPSALLEGLLRHWERTGSPEALAAVERTGNAMARGGIYDQLAGGFARYSVDNAWVVPHFEKMLYDNALLLRAYAHWARRSGVPLARRLTAETARFLLTDLRDGAMFASSLDADADGREGSTYVWTPAQLVEALGDDDGRWAATAFGVTADGTFEDGASVLQRPADPDDPARFERVRTALLAARRTRPQPARDDKVVTAWNGLAITALAEAAVALGSTELASAAADCARGLLRLHLVDGRLRRASLSGRVGDSAAILEDHAMLATGLLALYQLTMNHAWLAAATALLDIALAHFADRDNPGRWFDSADDGEQLLLRPADPYDAATPSGASAIAEALLTAAHLAGEERYRQAAIVTLQAHSPLLARAPRSAGHWLAVAEAAARGPLQIAVACAGPDSQLLVDARRLAPGGAIVVGGAVDSSTLLVGRDRVGDADAAYVCRGQVCDLPVTRVEELARSLAR, from the coding sequence ATGAACCCGACAGGTAATCAGCTCGCCGGGGCCGCCAGTCCCTACCTCCGCCAGCACGCCGACAACCCGGTGCACTGGCAACAGTGGTCGCCCGCGGCGCTGGCCGAGGCCGCCGAGCGCGACGTCCCGATCCTGCTGTCGATCGGCTATGCCGCCTGCCACTGGTGTCACGTGATGGCTCACGAGTCGTTCGCCGACGACGAGGTGGCCGCGGCGACGAATGCCGACTTCGTCTGCGTCAAGGTCGATCGCGAGGAGCGGCCCGACATCGATGCCGTCTACATGAACGCCACCATCGCGCTGACCGGGCAGGGCGGCTGGCCGATGACGTGCTTCCTGACGCCGGACGGGCGACCGTTCTTCTGCGGCACCTATTATCCGAAAGATGCCTTCCTGCAGTTACTTTCGGCGGTCTCGGAGACCTGGCGGGAGCGCCGCGACGAGGTCGAGCGGACGTCGGACGACATTGCGGGCGAGCTGCGGGCACGGTCGGGCCAGTTCGGTGGTGGTCCGCCGGTCGACGCAGCGCTGTGCGACCACGCCGTCGGCGCGGTGCTGCATGACGAGGACTCCGCGCACGGCGGGTTCGGCGGCGCCCCGAAGTTCCCGCCGTCGGCGCTGCTGGAGGGCCTTTTACGGCACTGGGAACGCACCGGCTCACCGGAGGCGCTCGCCGCGGTCGAGCGGACCGGCAATGCGATGGCGCGCGGCGGCATCTACGACCAACTGGCCGGTGGCTTCGCCCGCTACAGCGTCGACAACGCTTGGGTGGTACCGCATTTCGAGAAGATGCTGTACGACAACGCCCTGCTGTTGCGGGCCTACGCGCACTGGGCCCGGCGCAGCGGCGTGCCGCTGGCCCGCAGGCTCACCGCCGAGACCGCGCGGTTTCTGCTCACCGATCTGCGCGACGGCGCGATGTTCGCCTCATCGCTGGATGCCGACGCCGACGGTCGCGAGGGCTCGACCTACGTGTGGACGCCCGCGCAGCTGGTCGAGGCGCTCGGTGACGACGATGGGCGTTGGGCCGCAACGGCTTTCGGGGTGACCGCTGACGGCACCTTCGAAGACGGTGCGTCGGTGCTGCAGCGGCCCGCGGACCCCGACGACCCGGCCCGCTTCGAGCGCGTTCGCACGGCGCTCCTGGCGGCGCGCCGGACGCGGCCGCAACCCGCCCGCGACGACAAGGTCGTCACCGCCTGGAACGGGTTGGCGATCACCGCGCTCGCCGAGGCCGCGGTGGCGCTCGGGTCGACCGAATTGGCCTCTGCGGCAGCAGATTGCGCCCGCGGACTGCTGCGCCTGCATCTGGTGGATGGTCGGCTGCGGCGGGCCAGCCTGAGCGGCCGGGTCGGCGACAGCGCGGCGATCCTGGAGGACCACGCGATGCTGGCCACCGGCCTGCTCGCGCTGTATCAGCTGACCATGAACCACGCCTGGCTGGCCGCGGCCACCGCACTGCTCGATATTGCGTTGGCGCACTTCGCCGATCGCGACAACCCGGGTCGTTGGTTCGACAGTGCCGACGACGGCGAGCAACTGCTGCTGCGCCCCGCCGACCCCTATGACGCGGCGACGCCGTCGGGCGCGTCGGCGATCGCCGAAGCGCTGCTGACCGCCGCACACCTCGCCGGCGAGGAGCGCTACCGGCAGGCGGCAATCGTGACGCTGCAAGCGCATTCACCGCTGCTGGCCCGCGCGCCGCGGTCGGCCGGGCACTGGTTGGCCGTCGCCGAGGCGGCCGCGCGCGGACCGTTGCAGATCGCGGTGGCGTGCGCCGGCCCGGACTCCCAGCTGCTGGTCGACGCGCGCAGGCTGGCACCGGGAGGCGCGATCGTCGTCGGTGGGGCGGTCGACTCCTCGACGCTGCTGGTCGGCCGCGACCGAGTCGGCGACGCCGACGCCGCCTACGTGTGCCGCGGTCAGGTCTGCGATCTACCGGTCACGCGCGTCGAGGAGCTCGCTCGGTCGCTCGCCCGCTGA
- the mca gene encoding mycothiol conjugate amidase Mca, whose protein sequence is MSELRLMAVHAHPDDESSKGAATLARYADEGHRVAVVTLTGGERGDILNPAMDLPEVHGRIADVRRDEMAKAAEILGVEHTWLGFVDSGLPQGDPLPPLPEDCFALVPLEVSTEALVRAIREFRPHVMTTYDENGGYPHPDHIRCHQVSVAAYEAAGDYRRFPDAGPVWSVSKLYYNHGFLRQRMQKLQDEFAKRGQTGPFEKWLKHWDPAHDVHAERVTTRVECSAYFGQRDDALRAHATQIDPKGDFFAAPISWQAELWPTEEFELARSRVPVRLPETDLFAGIEDEL, encoded by the coding sequence GTGAGCGAACTGCGGTTGATGGCGGTGCACGCCCACCCGGACGACGAGTCCAGTAAGGGCGCTGCCACCCTTGCCCGCTACGCGGACGAGGGACATCGCGTTGCGGTGGTGACCCTGACCGGCGGCGAACGCGGCGACATCCTCAACCCGGCGATGGACCTGCCGGAGGTGCACGGTCGCATCGCCGACGTCCGCCGCGACGAGATGGCCAAGGCCGCCGAGATCCTCGGCGTCGAGCACACCTGGCTCGGCTTCGTCGACTCCGGCCTGCCGCAGGGGGATCCGCTGCCGCCGCTGCCGGAGGACTGCTTCGCGCTGGTGCCGCTGGAGGTGTCCACCGAGGCGCTGGTCCGGGCGATTCGCGAATTCCGGCCGCACGTGATGACCACCTACGACGAGAACGGCGGCTACCCGCACCCCGATCACATCCGCTGCCACCAGGTTTCGGTGGCGGCGTATGAGGCCGCCGGCGACTACCGGCGGTTCCCGGACGCCGGGCCGGTGTGGTCGGTGTCCAAGCTCTACTACAACCACGGCTTCCTTCGGCAGCGGATGCAGAAGCTGCAGGACGAGTTCGCCAAGCGCGGGCAGACCGGTCCGTTCGAAAAGTGGCTCAAGCACTGGGATCCCGCGCACGATGTGCACGCCGAACGGGTGACGACGCGCGTCGAGTGCTCGGCCTACTTCGGTCAGCGCGACGACGCCCTGCGCGCGCATGCCACCCAGATCGACCCCAAGGGCGACTTCTTCGCGGCGCCGATCTCGTGGCAGGCCGAGCTGTGGCCGACCGAAGAGTTCGAGCTGGCCCGCTCGCGGGTTCCGGTGCGGCTGCCCGAGACCGATCTGTTCGCCGGAATCGAGGACGAGCTGTGA
- a CDS encoding DUF4307 domain-containing protein, whose protein sequence is MTEGSSAPPQTRYGQRRAPLPSRRRAAILAAVVGVVGVILAGIGYQRLGRSDVEGTLAGYQLIDSQTVSVTISVTRKDPSRPVDCIVRVRAKDGSETGRREVLVGPSPQATVQVTTVLKSSKPPVVGDIYGCGTDVPGYLRAP, encoded by the coding sequence ATGACCGAAGGTTCCTCAGCGCCACCGCAGACCCGTTACGGGCAACGCCGCGCGCCGCTGCCGTCGCGGCGGCGCGCCGCGATCCTGGCGGCCGTGGTCGGCGTGGTCGGCGTCATCCTCGCCGGCATCGGCTATCAGCGGCTGGGCCGCAGCGATGTCGAGGGGACGCTGGCCGGCTATCAACTGATCGACAGCCAGACGGTCTCGGTAACGATCAGCGTGACGCGAAAAGACCCGTCGCGCCCGGTCGACTGCATCGTGCGGGTGCGGGCCAAGGATGGCAGCGAAACCGGCCGCCGCGAGGTGCTGGTCGGGCCGTCGCCGCAGGCAACGGTGCAGGTGACCACGGTGCTCAAATCCAGCAAGCCGCCCGTCGTCGGCGACATCTACGGCTGCGGCACCGATGTGCCCGGCTACCTGCGCGCACCCTGA
- the greA gene encoding transcription elongation factor GreA, whose product MTDTQVTWLTQESHDRLKAELDQLIANRPVIAAEINDRREEGDLRENGGYHAAREEQGQQEARIRQLQDLLNNAKVGEAPKQSGVALPGSVVKVYYDGDKSDTETFLIGTREQAVHDGKLEVYSPASPLGGALIDAKEGETRSYTVPNGNTVKVTLVSAEPYHS is encoded by the coding sequence ATGACGGACACCCAGGTGACCTGGTTGACCCAGGAGTCACACGATCGACTGAAGGCCGAGCTCGATCAGTTGATCGCGAATCGTCCGGTCATCGCCGCGGAAATCAACGACCGCCGCGAAGAGGGCGACCTGCGTGAGAACGGTGGCTACCACGCCGCCCGCGAGGAGCAGGGCCAGCAAGAGGCCCGCATCCGCCAGCTGCAGGACCTGCTGAACAACGCGAAGGTCGGCGAGGCGCCCAAGCAGTCCGGCGTCGCGCTGCCCGGCTCGGTGGTCAAGGTCTACTACGACGGCGACAAGTCCGACACCGAGACGTTCCTGATCGGCACCCGCGAGCAGGCCGTGCACGACGGCAAGCTCGAGGTGTACTCGCCCGCGTCACCGCTGGGCGGCGCGCTGATCGACGCCAAAGAGGGCGAGACCCGCAGCTACACCGTGCCCAACGGCAACACCGTCAAGGTGACGCTGGTCAGCGCGGAGCCGTACCACTCCTGA